In the Lampris incognitus isolate fLamInc1 chromosome 11, fLamInc1.hap2, whole genome shotgun sequence genome, one interval contains:
- the LOC130121241 gene encoding uncharacterized protein LOC130121241 yields MMRRWWSSSGPDKLDVSLKWPTCIIANQICAFFGKDVVLSATCDLDVTLKWPRVVNGEHGPNITKQIWATFGKYVAHASLLWFVSGPDLANRSGPPKCHHSARYVGRMKVSDVGRVRTKAVLPSGFRMIDGERDAGVILLPGCAAAPCSFSFLKSGHPFSPPLQQTLSIYNPYKHILFINMFQYKVVHHLAGNHHLAGNQSIVVTHGCEGDSSFVLRTSFNEMVTINSCYNLCKILQSKC; encoded by the exons atgatgcggcgctggtggtcttcttctggccctgacaaactggatgtgagcctgaagtggcccacatgtataatagcaaatcaaatatgtgccttctttggcaaagatgtggtgctctcggcaacatgtgatctggatgtgaccctgaagtggccccgtgtggtaaatggtgaacatggcccaaacatcacaaaacaaatatgggccacctttggcaaatatgtggcacatgcgtcATTGCTATGGTTtgtttctggcccagatctggcaaacaggagcggaccgcccaagtgccatcattccgcgcggtatgtgggtcggatgaaagtgtcggatgtgggacgggtccggaccaAGGCAGTTTTGCCATCTGGGTTCAGGATGATTGACGGAGAAAG GGATGCTGGGGTCATTCTGCTCCCAGGCTGTGCAGCTGCTCCCTGCAGCTTCTCTTTTCTCAAATCAGGACATCCCTTCAGCCCTCCTCTGCAGCAAACACTCAGCATTtacaacccttataaacatattttatttataaaCATGTTTCAGTACAAGGTCGTCCATCATTTAGCCGGTAACCATCATTTAGCCGGTAACCAATCTATTGTTGTTACACATGGCTGCGAAGGTGACTCATCCTTTGTCCTTCGTACTTCTTTTAATGAGATGGTTACTATAAACAGTTGCTACAACCTCTGTAAGATACTTCAGTCCAAATGTTAG